The Armatimonadota bacterium DNA window ATTTATCGATTCAGTGCCGAGTCAATTCGCGCATTTGGGTGGAACACACGGTCACCGAATCAACGCGATGGTCACGTCATTGATTGCGGCAAGTGAAGGACTCCCGGAAATTCGGTTGCCTGATGAGATGCTCGCCACGCTCAATGAACTCAAGGACTGGCTTTTTCAAAACGTCTACTACCGGTATCCCATTGAACTCCCCGAGATCAACAAGGCCAAAAACGTGGTGATTGAACTGTTTGACCAATACGTCCAACCTGGAAATCTGCCAGAAGGCTTCAGCGGTGTGTGGGGAGCAATCGATTACGTCTCCGGGATGTCCGATACGTTCGCGATTCGAACCTTCGAGGAGCTACGCGTCCCCCGAGGGTTCTGAAGCTGGGACTTCAAATTCAGGGTGCTTCGTGCAGAGTTGGAAGAAGTCACAGTTTGGGCACATCGGTTTATACACCGGCACGATCGACTCAAAGTCTCGGTGCAAAATCTCAAGCCCAAGCTGGACGAGGTCGTTCTTGAATTCCTCGAGTTTCTCCGGGCTCAGAGTGGCCATGCCAGAACTCCCGGATCGTAAGGCAATGATTCTCGCCCTCACCGGTTGGTCTGGAAAGTGTGCTTTGAGGAGAAGTTGATAGCAACTCATCGCGAGGTCAAATTCAACTTCTTCGTCAGTGACCCCCATTCGGCCGCTCTTGTAATCCACCACTTCGAGCGTTAAATCGTCGTATTCATCGACGCGGTCTAGGCGACCGATCAACACAAATTCTCCGAGGTCAGCTCGAAGCTGTTTTTCGACGAAAAGAACCCGAGCGTCAGAAGGTGTTGCCTGAGCGTGTTCGACGTAGTTGGCGACAATCGACTTGCCTTCGCTTAGCGCTTCTTGCATCTCTTGGGCGCTACCATATCCCGCCTCGATCCAAGAATCTTCCAGTGCGGCCACCGCTTGATGTACCGATTCCACGCCAGAATCTCCAGAATCGTGGAACCGCTGAAGGACGCGATGTAAGCTCGTGCCGAAGCTGAAATGACTCCTGGCGCGCATATACCAGCGCCCGCGCTCATCAATATAGGTCCACTTATAGCGGACCGGGCACGTGAGATAAGTAGAGATCTTGCTGGGGCTGAGGGTCGGCTTGCGTGCCACGTTTGATTATGCACAGACCTCACTTACTGCGCGCAATGGCGGTAAACTTTCAATGAAAAATGAAAATTCGATTAGGACACTCGCCAGATTCAGATGATGCCTTCATGTTTTGGGGACTCGCAAAGGGGCCAGTGAAGTCGGACTATCAATTCGAGCACATTTTGCGCGACATTCAGACTCTGAACGAATGGGCGATGGAAGGTCAGCTCGAATCCAGCGCGGTCAGCGTGCACGCCTTCGCCTACGTTGCCGATAAGTACGCACTCCTGCGACACGGTGGATCGTGGGGCGATAACTATGGCCCGATGATCGTGGCCAAAGAAGCCCTTAGCCTCGATGAACTCAAAGACACTGTCATCGCTGTTCCAGGAAAGCTCACGAGCGCGTTTCTTGAGCTCAATTTGTGGTGGGTCGAGAAGTATGGCGAGCGAGATTCGCTGAAGTTCGAAGTCGTGCCGTTCGACGAGATCATCCCGTCGATTCAAGAAGGCAAGTACCGCGCTGGCCTCATCATCCACGAAGGTCAGCTCACTTACAAGCGAGACGGCATGCACCTAATCGAGGACCTTGGCAAGTGGTGGATGGCTTCGACCGGACTTCCATTGCCATTGGGCGTGAACGTGGTTCGCAAAGACCTCGGCGAAGGTGCAGTCAATGAAGTCAGTCGCTGCATGCGCGAATCGATTCAAGCCGGGTTGGACAATCGCAAAGATGCTCTCGAATATGCGCTCACCTTTGCACGCGGCATGGACGAAGCAACGAGCGATGAGTTCGTCGGAATGTATGTGAACGAGCGAACCGTCGATATGGGCGACGAGGGCGTGAGGGCGATCCGCTTGCTCCTAAAGAAAGGCGCTGAAATCGGAATGGTGCCAGAAGTCGAGATTGCCGTAGTCGACTAAGGGAGTCCAAAAAAGAAAAGGGGCGATCCGAAAT harbors:
- a CDS encoding PD-(D/E)XK nuclease family protein produces the protein MARKPTLSPSKISTYLTCPVRYKWTYIDERGRWYMRARSHFSFGTSLHRVLQRFHDSGDSGVESVHQAVAALEDSWIEAGYGSAQEMQEALSEGKSIVANYVEHAQATPSDARVLFVEKQLRADLGEFVLIGRLDRVDEYDDLTLEVVDYKSGRMGVTDEEVEFDLAMSCYQLLLKAHFPDQPVRARIIALRSGSSGMATLSPEKLEEFKNDLVQLGLEILHRDFESIVPVYKPMCPNCDFFQLCTKHPEFEVPASEPSGDA
- a CDS encoding ABC transporter substrate-binding protein, which translates into the protein MKIRLGHSPDSDDAFMFWGLAKGPVKSDYQFEHILRDIQTLNEWAMEGQLESSAVSVHAFAYVADKYALLRHGGSWGDNYGPMIVAKEALSLDELKDTVIAVPGKLTSAFLELNLWWVEKYGERDSLKFEVVPFDEIIPSIQEGKYRAGLIIHEGQLTYKRDGMHLIEDLGKWWMASTGLPLPLGVNVVRKDLGEGAVNEVSRCMRESIQAGLDNRKDALEYALTFARGMDEATSDEFVGMYVNERTVDMGDEGVRAIRLLLKKGAEIGMVPEVEIAVVD